The Mangifera indica cultivar Alphonso chromosome 8, CATAS_Mindica_2.1, whole genome shotgun sequence genome has a window encoding:
- the LOC123222327 gene encoding dolichol-phosphate mannose synthase subunit 3-like, producing the protein MKHVVKILTLVVAITAFWIGLLQTSVIPRSHTWLLPIYFIVSLGCYGLLMVGFGLMCFPTCPQEALLLQQDIKEAKEYLNRSKIDVGSD; encoded by the exons ATGAAGCATGTTGTGAAGATCTTGACACTAGTTGTGGCTATTACTGCCTTTTGGATTGGTCTTTTGCAGACATCTGTTATTCCACGTAGCCATACTTGGCTG CTacctatatattttattgtgtcCCTGGGGTGCTATGGTTTATTGATGGTTGGATTTGGTTTGATGTGTTTTCCAACTTGTCCTCAAGAAGCACTGCTATTGCAGCAG GACATCAAAGAGGCCAAAGAATACCTGAACCGAAGCAAGATTGACGTTGGCTCTGATTAA
- the LOC123222325 gene encoding FHA domain-containing protein FHA2-like — protein sequence MFHLKSPLLKDASTNTMGTISGNDVEAGFAKLQGEDFEYYMQTYSIILGRNSKKSTVDVDLSSLGGGMNISRHHARIFYDFTRRRFALEVLGKNGCLVEGVLHLPGNPPVKLDSQDLLQIGDKEFYFLLPVRSILGGPIGLRHYAGSVAPHYGYGATEAGRMVGSVGVTSAKKGRGREYYEEEYEEDEEGSSGKKIRKEGGFEGYGGGSGGKPGLAGAFVSADKKAEGRSRVDRESDNQQLLQLEEKDVVSTVATVLSDLCGPGDWMPMERLYNELVEQYSNVWHHSRVRRYLTAEDWPCPESKEKPWYGLLTLLRKYPEHFVINTRSKGRVTLEFVSLVSLIL from the exons ATGTTTCATCTCAAATCTCCTTTGCTAAAAGACGCTTCGACTAATACCATGGGCACGATCAGCGGAAACGACGTGGAAGCGGGCTTCGCAAAGCTGCAAGGCGAAGATTTCGAGTATTACATGCAGACATACTCCATAATCTTGGGTCGAAACTCGAAGAAATCAACGGTAGACGTCGACCTCTCTAGCTTAGGAGGCGGCATGAACATCTCGCGCCACCACGCGCGCATCTTCTACGATTTTACGCGCCGTCGCTTTGCTCTGGAAGTTCTGGGAAAGAACGGGTGCCTGGTGGAGggagttcttcatcttcctggAAACCCCCCGGTGAAATTAGATTCTCAAGATTTATTGCAAATCGGAGATAAAGAGTTTTACTTTCTATTGCCTGTGAGGAGCATTTTGGGCGGGCCCATCGGGCTGAGGCATTATGCGGGGTCGGTGGCCCCGCATTACGGTTATGGGGCGACGGAAGCGGGGAGGATGGTTGGGTCGGTGGGGGTTACATCGGCGAAGAAAGGGAGAGGGAGAGAATATTATGAGGAGGAGTATGAGGAGGATGAAGAGGGGAGTAGTGGGAAGAAGATTAGGAAAGAAGGAGGTTTTGAGGGCTACGGTGGTGGTAGTGGTGGCAAGCCTGGATTGGCTGGAGCTTTCG TTTCTGCAGACAAGAAGGCAGAAGGAAGGTCTAGGGTTGATCGTGAATCCGATAATCAGCAACTTCTGCAGTTGGAAGAGAAGGATGTGGTATCAACTGTAGCCACTGTTCTATCTGATCTTTGTGGCCCTGGAGACTGGATGCCTATGGAGAGACTTTACAATgag TTGGTAGAGCAATATAGTAATGTCTGGCATCACAGTCGAGTGAGGAGATATCTAACTGCTGAGGACTGGCCTTGTCCTGAATCCAAAGAAAAACCATGGTATGGCCTGCTTACGTTGTTGAGAAAATACCCTGAACACTTTGTGATCAACACGAGGTCCAAAGGCCGGGTAACATTGGAGTTTGTGTCTCTGGTCTCTCTAATTTTGTAA